The region GGATAAACAATGGCTTTATACTGGATCATAGCTGTTTCATTCGCTGGAGGATTAATGAGCCTCCTACTTGCAAGTATCATTTTTAAGAATGCTAATGTTGCTTTAGCAAACAATTTAGTGAGTTTAGCTGTAGGGACTCTATTAGCTGCCTCATTTCTTGAAATAATTCCTCATGCAATGGAGGCTTCAAATAATAATTTCCATGATATTAGTTTTACGGTATTGATTGGAATTTTGATACTTTTTATTCTTGAGAAGTTAATGATATGGCGTCATTGCCATGGTTCTCACTGTCACAAACATACAGAATGCGACTCACAATCAAAGCAAAGTAAACCCAGTGGGAATAGCGGTATTATTGTGATTGGTGATTTATTTCATAACTTTGTTGATGGTATATTAATTGCGAGTGCATTTTTGGTTGATATTAAACTTGGTTTGATTACTGCGCTTTCAATGCTACTTCATTGTTTACCGCAAGAAATGAGCATATTTTCAGTGCTTTTACATCAGGGTGTATCAAAGTTTAGGGCGTATATGTGGAACATTGCATCGAGTTTTGCCACACTATTGGGTGGGCTTTTATCTTTTTATATTTTAAGTATTATGGAGAACCTCGTTCCTTATGTTTTAGCAATAGCTGCGTCAAGCATGATATATGTTGCAATATCTGATCTTATTCCAGATCTTCATGAGAAAACTGATACAAAAGACTCTCTTAAGCAAATATCATTTATTTTGATTGGAGTGGCTATCATCTATTTTCTTCATGATTCAATTCATTAAAATAAGGATTATTTTATGAAGGTAGTCACTAGATTTGCTCCAAGTCCAACAGGGTACCTTCATGTTGGAGGTGTCAGGACGGCACTATTTTCATATGCTTTCGCGAAAAAAAATAAGGGCGATTTTTTATTAAGAATTGAGGATACAGATATTGAGAGATCTTCTGAAGATGCTATCAATGCCATATTAAACGGCATGAAATGGTTAGGGCTTGAGCATGATAAAACAATACAATATCAAACAAAACGCTTAGATTTATATAAAAAATATATTAACACCATGATTAAAAGTGGGGACGCATACTATTGTTATGCCTCCAAAGAAGAGCTTGATAATCTGAGAGATGACCAAATAAAAAAAGGTGATAAGCCACGTTACGACGGTCGTTGGAGACCGGAGAATGGTAAAGCCTTACCTCAACCTCCTAAAGATATTTCTCCAACAGTAAGATTTAAAAATCCTAAAACAGGAATTGTTAAATGGGTTGATTTAGTTAAAGGTGAAATCAAGATAAATAATGAGGAGTTAGATGACTTTATCATTGCTAGGTCAGACGGAACACCAACTTATAATTTTTGTGTAGTTATTGATGACTGGGATATGGAAATATCACATGTAATCAGGGGAGACGACCATATTAATAACACTCCGAGACAGATTAATTTGCTTAATTCTTTAAAAGCTCCAATTCCAAATTACGCTCACCTATCAATGATTCATGGGCCAGATGGCCAAAAACTCTCAAAAAGACATGGGTCGGTTAACGTTATGCAGTATAGGGAAGATGGTTATCTACCCGAATCCTTAAATAATTATCTTGCTAGACTGGGTTGGTCACATGGTGACGATGAAAAATTTTCTATGGAAAGCTTCTGTGAATGGTTTGATTTTGAGCATGTCACATCATCATCTGCTCAATTTGATAGGGCAAAGCTGGATTGGCTGAATGGTGAGTATATTAAAGAATACGACATAGACAAGTTAACAGAAATGGCCGCTTTAAAGCTTAATGAAATTAATTGCTCAACTAACAATATCGAAATTATCCGCAATGCCCTTAATTTATACAAGGACAGAGAAACGAATCTTAATTCACTTTTTAAAAATATTGTTTATTTTTTTAAAAAACCGGATCGGGATGTTGAATTGGAGGCAAAGTATATAAATGAAGTAAGTAAAAAAAGTATTAAAGCATTAGTTGATAGCCTTGAACGCATAAAGTGGCAAGAGGAGGACATTAATCAATGTATTAAAGATTTTGTAAAAAACAATGGGTTAAAGTTTC is a window of Methylophilales bacterium DNA encoding:
- a CDS encoding ZIP family metal transporter; the protein is MALYWIIAVSFAGGLMSLLLASIIFKNANVALANNLVSLAVGTLLAASFLEIIPHAMEASNNNFHDISFTVLIGILILFILEKLMIWRHCHGSHCHKHTECDSQSKQSKPSGNSGIIVIGDLFHNFVDGILIASAFLVDIKLGLITALSMLLHCLPQEMSIFSVLLHQGVSKFRAYMWNIASSFATLLGGLLSFYILSIMENLVPYVLAIAASSMIYVAISDLIPDLHEKTDTKDSLKQISFILIGVAIIYFLHDSIH
- the gltX gene encoding glutamate--tRNA ligase, with product MKVVTRFAPSPTGYLHVGGVRTALFSYAFAKKNKGDFLLRIEDTDIERSSEDAINAILNGMKWLGLEHDKTIQYQTKRLDLYKKYINTMIKSGDAYYCYASKEELDNLRDDQIKKGDKPRYDGRWRPENGKALPQPPKDISPTVRFKNPKTGIVKWVDLVKGEIKINNEELDDFIIARSDGTPTYNFCVVIDDWDMEISHVIRGDDHINNTPRQINLLNSLKAPIPNYAHLSMIHGPDGQKLSKRHGSVNVMQYREDGYLPESLNNYLARLGWSHGDDEKFSMESFCEWFDFEHVTSSSAQFDRAKLDWLNGEYIKEYDIDKLTEMAALKLNEINCSTNNIEIIRNALNLYKDRETNLNSLFKNIVYFFKKPDRDVELEAKYINEVSKKSIKALVDSLERIKWQEEDINQCIKDFVKNNGLKFPEIAMPLRVRLAGNLNTPNIGSIIFVLGLDELKVRVSDCL